A single genomic interval of Saccharomyces eubayanus strain FM1318 chromosome IV, whole genome shotgun sequence harbors:
- the TSC13 gene encoding trans-2-enoyl-CoA reductase (NADPH) TSC13: protein MPATIKSRSKGLKDTEIDLSGKPTLDDVLKRISANNRNISKYRIRLTYKKESKQVPVISDTFFQEEANDSMEFFIKDLGPQISWRLVFFCEYLGPVLIHSLFYYLSTIPKVVERWHSSSSEYNPFLNRVAYSLIVAHYGKRLFETLFIHQFSLATMPIFNLFKNCFHYWVLSGIISFGYFGYGFPFGNAKLFKYYSYLKLDDLSTLISLFVVSELWNLYCHIKLRLWGDYQKKHGNPKVRVPLNQGIFNLFVAPNYTFEVWSWIWFTFVFKFNLFAVFFLTVSTAQMYAWAQKKNKKYHTRRAFLIPFVF, encoded by the coding sequence ATGCCCGCTACTATTAAGAGTCGCTCCAAAGGTTTGAAGGACACTGAAATCGATCTATCAGGAAAGCCTACCCTAGATGATGTTTTAAAGCGAATCTCTGCAAACAATAGAAACATCAGCAAGTATAGAATAAGATTGACCTATAAGAAGGAATCTAAGCAGGTTCCTGTTATTTCAGATaccttttttcaagagGAGGCTAATGATTcaatggaatttttcatcaaggaTTTGGGTCCCCAGATCTCATGGAGAttagttttcttctgtGAATACCTGGGCCCAGTTTTGATTCACTCACTTTTTTACTATCTATCTACAATCCCTAAGGTTGTAGAGAGATGGCATAGTAGTAGTTCTGAGTATAATCCCTTTTTAAATAGGGTCGCTTATTCTTTGATTGTAGCACATTATGGTAAGAGACTGTTTGAAACTTTATTCATACACCAGTTTTCTTTAGCTACTATGCCAATCTTTAACTTGTTTAAGAATTGTTTCCATTACTGGGTTCTAAGTGGTATCATTTCATTCGGCTACTTTGGTTACGGGTTCCCATTTGGCAATGCTAAGTTGTTCAAATATTATTCATATCTGAAGTTGGACGATTTGAGTACATTGATTAGTCTTTTCGTCGTTTCCGAATTGTGGAACTTATACTGTCATATCAAATTGCGTTTATGGGGTGATTACCAAAAGAAGCATGGTAATCCTAAGGTTCGTGTCCCATTAAACCAAGGtattttcaatcttttcGTCGCTCCTAACTATACCTTCGAAGTCTGGTCTTGGATTTGGTTCACTTTCGTCTTCAAGTTCAATCtatttgctgtttttttcttgactGTTTCAACAGCCCAAATGTACGCATGGgctcaaaagaaaaacaaaaagtacCATACAAGAAGGGCCTTCTTAATCCCATTTGTCTTCTGA
- the NOP1 gene encoding rRNA methyltransferase NOP1: MSFRPGSRGGSRGGSRGGFGDRGGRGGSRGGFGGRGGSRGGFGGDRGGRGGFGGRGGRGGSRGGFGGDRGGRGGFGGRGGRGGARGGAAGGARGGAKVVIEPHRHAGVYIARGKEDLLVTKNMAPGESVYGEKRVSVEEPSKEDGVPPTKVEYRVWNPFRSKLAAGIMGGLDELFITPGKKVLYLGAASGTSVSHVSDVVGPEGVVYAVEFSHRPGRELISMAKKRPNIIPIIEDARHPQKYRMLIGMVDCVFADVAQPDQARIIALNSHMFLKDQGGVVISIKANCIDSTVDAETVFAREVQKLREERIKPLEQLTLEPYERDHCIVVGRYMRSGLKK, translated from the coding sequence ATGTCATTCAGACCAGGTAGTAGAGGTGGTTCCCGCGGTGGTTCCCGTGGTGGTTTCGGTGATAGAGGTGGCAGAGGTGGCTCCAGAGGTGGCTTCGGTGGTAGAGGTGGTTCCCGTGGTGGCTTCGGTGGTGACAGAGGCGGCAGAGGTGGCTTCGGTGGTAGAGGTGGTAGAGGTGGTTCTCGTGGTGGCTTCGGTGGTGATAGAGGCGGCAGAGGTGGCTTCGGCGGTAGAGGCGGCAGAGGTGGCGCCCGTGGTGGTGCTGCCGGTGGTGCCCGTGGTGGTGCCAAGGTTGTTATCGAACCTCACAGACATGCTGGTGTCTACATTGCCAGAGGTAAAGAAGATTTGTTAGTTACCAAGAACATGGCCCCAGGTGAATCTGTTTACGGTGAAAAGAGAGTTTCCGTTGAAGAACCATCCAAGGAAGATGGTGTTCCACCAACCAAGGTCGAATACCGTGTTTGGAATCCTTTCAGATCCAAGTTGGCTGCCGGTATTATGGGTGGTTTGGACGAATTATTCATTACCCCAGGTAAGAAGGTTCTATATCTAGGTGCTGCTTCCGGTACTTCTGTTTCTCACGTTTCGGATGTTGTTGGCCCAGAAGGTGTTGTCTATGCTGTCGAATTTTCTCACAGACCAGGTAGAGAATTGATCTCTATGGCTAAGAAGAGACCTAACATTATTCCAATTATTGAAGATGCTAGACACCCACAAAAATACAGAATGTTGATTGGTATGGTTGACTGTGTCTTCGCAGATGTTGCCCAACCTGATCAAGCTCGTATTATCGCATTGAACTCTCATATGTTCTTGAAGGACCAAGGTGGTGTTGTTATTTCTATTAAGGCTAACTGTATTGACTCTACTGTTGATGCTGAAACTGTTTTCGCTAGAGAAGTCCAAAAGTTACGTGAAGAACGTATCAAGCCATTAGAACAATTGACTTTGGAACCATACGAAAGAGACCATTGTATCGTCGTTGGTAGATATATGAGAAGtggtttgaagaaataa
- the SLX5 gene encoding SUMO-targeted ubiquitin ligase complex subunit SLX5, whose product MHSAGDDRTKSDHTPSVSHPDHSIILIDSDKEEDASIREANLPVRLYPDRRVGRRRDALNRFIRSDTADATPQRINTTVRSDCPDTQNDIDDVTIIREVGRFFGDDGPIDPSAHYVDLDQEPGSETVETPRIIQVNNTNGYLNENSNENNNDNDNDNDDGLTIVEERTTRPRITLNLPGGERLEVNATPTDIPTRRSFEFQEDLAASRRQLLRRSAARARNLFVERSDEDDENDEEWTENTNDLPETIQRARRESHMRMSRRVAERQHRIRAQQQRMVSNDNMGTGIRLQSIRERIQAYVPDIRSAFHHAESLHEFRSILQNVAPVTLRECEGELMALFTEFRNQLLQNWAIDRVRNTQEEALRLHREALEGQERVARGAFHHGGPYRESISSYLNFNGEDGFLTRLWGGPVLNEADEERHTQNIIDMIQEREERERDVVMKNLMNKTKAQQDEFEERAANLPEGYSASFDTTPKMKLDIMKNGKEETITVLDDDLAKTLEDISVCCLCGVELGVGIPDDFTGMSQKDRGISFEGLVSRYKFHCPYQTLARPSVLDRDLSKRTFVASCGHTYCGRCYARIDNAKKKSKSPKKKLAELKGSAHPDNYGPKLCPAESCKKLIRSRGRLKEVYF is encoded by the coding sequence ATGCACAGTGCTGGTGATGATCGAACAAAGAGTGATCATACTCCGTCGGTCAGCCATCCAGACCACTCGATTATTTTGATAGATAGTGACAAGGAGGAAGACGCTTCTATCCGCGAGGCAAACTTGCCAGTGAGGTTGTATCCAGACAGAAGAGTAGGGAGACGACGTGATGCTCTGAATAGATTTATTAGATCGGATACAGCGGATGCGACTCCTCAGAGGATTAATACAACAGTACGTTCAGATTGCCCCGACACTCAAAATGATATTGATGACGTAACCATAATACGAGAAGTTGGGCGGTTTTTCGGGGATGATGGGCCCATTGATCCCTCTGCGCACTACGTTGATCTTGACCAAGAACCAGGCTCTGAAACAGTAGAAACTCCAAGAATAATACAAGTAAATAATACGAATGGGTATTTAAATGAAAATTCTAACGAGAACAATAACGATaacgataatgataacGATGATGGATTGACAATAGTTGAAGAGAGGACAACGCGACCTAGAATAACGCTAAATCTGCCGGGCGGAGAAAGGCTTGAGGTGAACGCAACGCCAACAGACATACCGACACGCAGGTCGTTTGAGTTTCAAGAAGACTTGGCTGCATCACGTAGGCAGCTCTTAAGAAGAAGTGCAGCACGAGCTCGTAATTTGTTTGTGGAACGGtctgacgaagatgatgaaaacgatgaagaaTGGACGGAAAATACCAATGACTTGCCTGAAACTATTCAAAGGGCTCGTAGAGAGAGCCATATGCGAATGAGCCGAAGGGTTGCAGAAAGACAGCATAGAATAAGAGCACAACAACAGAGGATGGTGAGTAACGACAATATGGGTACAGGTATTAGGCTGCAGTCAATCAGAGAACGGATTCAAGCGTATGTCCCAGACATTCGCAGTGCTTTTCATCATGCAGAATCACTACATGAGTTCAGGTCCATTCTACAAAATGTTGCTCCAGTTACCTTGCGAGAATGTGAGGGAGAGCTAATGGCATTATTTACTGAATTTAGAAACCAACTTTTACAAAACTGGGCTATTGATAGAGTTAGAAACACACAGGAAGAGGCTTTAAGGCTTCATCGGGAAGCATTGGAAGGACAAGAAAGAGTAGCCAGAGGAGCTTTCCATCATGGGGGGCCGTATCGTGAATCGATTTCGAGCTATCTAAACTTCAATGGTGAGGATGGCTTCTTAACTCGTCTGTGGGGTGGTCCGGTACTAAATGAAGCTGATGAAGAGCGCCACActcaaaatattattgatatgATTCAAGAGAGAGAAGAACGAGAACGAGACGTGGTTATGAAGAACTTAATGAACAAGACCAAAGCCCAGCAggatgaatttgaagagagAGCGGCAAACTTGCCTGAAGGATATAGTGCTTCATTTGATACCACACCAAAGATGAAATTAGATATCATGAAGAATGGGAAGGAAGAAACTATCACTGTTTTAGACGATGATCTGGCCAAAACCCTGGAAGATATTTCAGTATGCTGTTTATGTGGCGTAGAATTGGGTGTAGGAATACCGGACGATTTCACTGGGATGAGCCAAAAAGATCGTGGCATTTCATTTGAAGGGTTAGTATCGAGATACAAATTTCATTGCCCATACCAAACTTTAGCGAGACCGTCAGTATTGGATAGAGATTTATCAAAGCGAACATTTGTTGCATCCTGTGGCCATACATATTGCGGCAGGTGTTACGCCAGAATTGACAatgcaaagaagaaatctaAATCccccaaaaagaaattggcCGAGCTGAAAGGTTCAGCTCATCCTGATAACTATGGGCCCAAATTATGCCCCGCGGAATCGTGCAAGAAGCTGATTCGCTCAAGAGGAAGATTAAAGGAGGTTTACTTTTAA